In Aminobacterium sp. MB27-C1, a single genomic region encodes these proteins:
- a CDS encoding VOC family protein produces the protein MNRISIICLGVKDMAQSIRFYRDGLGFSTDVTEDEPKVIFFNTTGTKFELYPLELLAEDINEMNPPQIASGFAGITLAYNVKNEAEVHEIMDLAKKAGATIAKEPQRVFWGGYSGYFIDPNGYYWEVAYNPSWSFDENDMLVL, from the coding sequence GTGAATAGGATTAGTATTATTTGTCTCGGTGTAAAGGATATGGCCCAGTCAATTCGTTTCTACCGTGACGGGCTAGGTTTTTCTACTGATGTAACAGAAGATGAACCGAAAGTTATTTTCTTTAACACTACCGGAACAAAATTCGAATTATATCCATTGGAACTTCTAGCTGAAGATATCAATGAGATGAATCCGCCACAGATCGCTTCTGGTTTTGCAGGAATTACTTTAGCTTACAATGTGAAAAATGAGGCTGAGGTACATGAAATTATGGATCTTGCAAAAAAAGCAGGAGCAACTATAGCCAAAGAACCGCAAAGAGTTTTCTGGGGTGGTTATAGCGGTTATTTTATCGATCCAAATGGCTATTATTGGGAGGTTGCATATAATCCTTCTTGGTCATTTGACGAGAATGATATGCTTGTATTGTGA
- a CDS encoding S8 family serine peptidase, which yields MFKRLWTYFLFCIFLPLFLLFFYVSFVEASTADDFKTWEYWNSTGLDAIHAADAYALGFTGKGITLALADTGVLFSHPEFFGKNPHLEYPISMDPWDWNKNDHGTHVAGIMAANKDNIGMHGLAFDAGVVSLRTSFSDNELGYLYPKTYLIEDAKIINNSWGTFSEFYLDDVKTEEDRINNINKYISMNPLSSDYFRKMVLDYDKVLVFAAGNDGHLGPCYEGGLAYYFPELAGNTLSVVAFDPSKNTSDPAFVANFSNLAQKVEENSIAAPGVDINSAYSGGTGSGYINMSGTSMAAPYVSATLGLVQQAFPYMNGKQLVDVVLSTANNHFDLPRYTLSLVTKYDENYRPFIGGANLLYLENVRPSPDQIEQDLRDYYQAADFLKRYFLTADDWLAWVEPHMNIYDNVQREAVFGQGLLDVGKAVRGPGLFNARRLSSHDINIQYGIAQALYSIDTHGYYSVWSNDIGEKRAITGTLAGLPVGLNKTGRGTLVLTGDNSYMGVSVVSEGELQIDGSVVANVYSEAEGTLSGSGVLESNMINHGTLRPGKMNQPGTLTIRGNLESDGAIEVAVDALENGHLVVNGSADIDGTTVRPLSQSALRPNSRYQFLRASSGISGVFAPNLFSAFLEAEAVHDTHEAVVFINKIASLDSLAHLTPIQNDTASRLEEMFITFEGSSTQRQLDPLYNLSDKQARRAYEEIYGGAQACLITMTPLNEVLGQTSFSSRRINSSWWGELSNGRKKLDSDSRLGLGELRTKTFNVVVGRDNEVNQYWHVGKMLAYGEGSVDGLFTSGDEEDWRLGLYGSYQKDSLHLQTYIAGGMQKYDLCRNISSLGLEALSNYDSKNVEFGIHSRWSSSKGECEDWYVHPFFSFVLSKYWQDGYEESGAGIYSQKVKSLTNTYSTGTIGLEFAKRTNDSYCQFIAGYKRVLSGENPDLLVAFAGAPSNYFTVKGNEQSRDWLLLSLKGEKQFADDWMIEGKIETEFSNRGNQRKISLKMAHFW from the coding sequence GTGTTCAAACGTTTGTGGACTTATTTTCTTTTTTGCATATTTTTGCCTCTATTTCTCCTGTTTTTTTATGTTTCTTTTGTTGAAGCTTCAACAGCTGATGATTTTAAAACATGGGAATATTGGAATAGCACCGGTTTGGATGCTATTCACGCTGCAGATGCCTATGCGCTTGGTTTTACAGGCAAAGGGATCACATTAGCGCTGGCTGATACCGGAGTTCTCTTTAGTCATCCGGAATTTTTTGGGAAAAATCCTCATTTGGAATACCCTATTTCGATGGATCCATGGGATTGGAATAAAAATGATCATGGAACGCATGTTGCGGGAATAATGGCTGCTAATAAAGATAATATAGGAATGCATGGATTGGCTTTTGATGCAGGGGTAGTCTCTTTACGCACTTCTTTTTCTGACAACGAATTAGGGTATCTGTATCCTAAAACGTATCTTATTGAAGACGCGAAGATTATAAATAATAGTTGGGGAACTTTTTCTGAATTCTATCTTGATGACGTTAAAACAGAGGAAGATAGAATAAATAATATAAATAAATATATTTCCATGAATCCTCTTTCTTCTGATTATTTTAGAAAAATGGTTTTGGATTACGATAAAGTGCTTGTTTTTGCTGCAGGAAATGATGGACACCTTGGTCCTTGTTATGAGGGGGGACTTGCATATTATTTTCCAGAACTAGCGGGAAACACCTTAAGTGTCGTAGCCTTTGATCCCAGTAAAAATACAAGTGATCCCGCTTTTGTTGCTAATTTTTCAAATCTGGCTCAAAAGGTTGAAGAAAATAGCATTGCTGCTCCAGGTGTAGATATCAATTCTGCTTATTCTGGTGGTACAGGTAGTGGATATATAAATATGAGTGGAACCTCGATGGCAGCTCCTTATGTAAGTGCAACTTTAGGTTTGGTGCAGCAGGCTTTTCCCTATATGAATGGAAAACAATTGGTTGATGTTGTTCTTTCCACTGCAAATAATCATTTTGATTTGCCGCGATATACACTCAGTCTTGTTACAAAATATGATGAAAACTATCGGCCTTTTATAGGAGGTGCAAATTTGCTCTATTTAGAAAATGTTCGTCCTTCCCCAGATCAAATAGAGCAGGATTTGCGCGATTACTATCAGGCGGCTGACTTTTTGAAACGCTATTTTCTGACAGCAGATGATTGGCTAGCTTGGGTAGAACCGCATATGAATATTTACGATAATGTTCAAAGAGAGGCAGTTTTTGGACAAGGCTTGCTAGATGTGGGGAAGGCTGTCCGTGGTCCTGGGCTTTTTAATGCCAGACGTCTATCTTCCCACGATATAAACATCCAATATGGTATTGCTCAAGCTCTCTACTCTATTGATACTCATGGGTATTATAGCGTGTGGAGCAATGACATAGGAGAAAAAAGGGCTATTACGGGGACATTAGCAGGGTTACCTGTCGGACTTAACAAAACTGGTAGAGGAACACTTGTTCTTACGGGAGATAATTCGTATATGGGAGTCAGTGTTGTTTCTGAAGGAGAGCTACAAATAGACGGTTCAGTTGTTGCTAATGTCTATAGCGAAGCAGAAGGAACCTTATCAGGAAGTGGTGTTCTTGAAAGTAATATGATTAACCATGGTACATTGCGCCCTGGGAAAATGAATCAGCCAGGTACTTTAACAATAAGAGGAAACCTAGAAAGCGATGGTGCTATAGAAGTAGCGGTAGATGCACTGGAAAATGGACATCTCGTAGTTAATGGTTCTGCAGATATTGATGGGACTACTGTTCGTCCTTTAAGCCAATCAGCTTTACGTCCCAATAGCCGTTATCAATTTTTACGAGCAAGCAGCGGCATTTCCGGAGTTTTTGCTCCTAACCTTTTTTCCGCTTTTTTAGAGGCAGAAGCAGTTCACGATACACATGAGGCAGTGGTTTTTATTAATAAAATTGCCTCTCTTGATTCTTTGGCGCATTTAACGCCTATTCAAAATGATACAGCCTCTCGTTTGGAAGAGATGTTTATAACTTTCGAAGGTTCTTCTACTCAGAGGCAGCTGGATCCTCTTTATAATTTATCAGATAAACAAGCTCGTCGAGCGTATGAGGAAATTTACGGGGGGGCACAAGCTTGTTTAATTACAATGACTCCCTTGAATGAAGTGTTGGGGCAAACCTCCTTTTCATCACGGCGTATAAATTCTTCATGGTGGGGAGAACTGAGTAATGGTCGTAAGAAACTTGATAGTGATTCCAGGCTGGGATTAGGTGAATTGCGAACTAAAACCTTCAACGTTGTTGTGGGAAGAGATAACGAGGTTAATCAATATTGGCATGTTGGAAAGATGCTTGCTTACGGAGAAGGCTCAGTAGACGGCTTATTCACATCTGGTGATGAAGAAGACTGGCGTTTGGGATTATATGGAAGCTACCAAAAAGATTCTCTTCATCTACAGACATATATTGCTGGTGGAATGCAAAAGTATGATCTTTGCCGTAATATTTCAAGTTTAGGGCTTGAAGCTTTAAGTAATTATGACAGTAAAAATGTAGAGTTTGGAATTCATTCAAGATGGTCTTCTTCTAAAGGGGAATGCGAAGATTGGTATGTTCATCCATTTTTTTCATTCGTCCTTTCTAAGTATTGGCAAGATGGATATGAAGAAAGTGGAGCAGGAATTTATTCGCAGAAGGTTAAAAGCTTAACAAATACGTATTCAACCGGTACTATAGGGTTAGAATTCGCAAAGAGGACTAATGATAGCTATTGTCAATTTATTGCAGGTTATAAACGTGTATTATCTGGAGAAAATCCAGATCTCCTAGTTGCTTTTGCAGGCGCTCCTTCTAATTATTTTACTGTAAAGGGTAATGAACAAAGCAGAGACTGGCTTCTCCTATCTTTAAAAGGGGAAAAACAATTTGCGGATGATTGGATGATAGAAGGGAAAATTGAAACAGAGTTTTCTAATCGAGGTAATCAGAGAAAAATATCTCTTAAGATGGCTCATTTCTGGTAG
- a CDS encoding L-2-amino-thiazoline-4-carboxylic acid hydrolase, protein MNLEEKFKMLQLCYAAALADSTLRYSNEGILEKIMGQKRNEQMKNGAMLAKKFSVQDPKQAFVNVQNLFGCASWNCEDIENGFFAVNMSCILCSMCKKMGASSPCQIYCLSPIEAMIKGIKPSATFSVRKTLWNDDKCFVTVEL, encoded by the coding sequence ATGAATCTCGAAGAAAAATTCAAGATGTTACAGCTATGTTATGCTGCGGCCCTTGCTGATTCAACCTTACGATATAGCAACGAGGGGATATTAGAAAAAATCATGGGACAAAAGCGCAATGAACAAATGAAAAATGGAGCGATGTTGGCTAAGAAATTTAGTGTTCAAGATCCTAAACAAGCATTTGTAAATGTTCAAAATTTGTTTGGTTGTGCCAGTTGGAATTGTGAAGATATTGAAAATGGCTTTTTTGCAGTAAATATGAGCTGTATCTTGTGCTCTATGTGCAAAAAAATGGGAGCAAGTAGCCCATGTCAAATTTATTGCCTCTCACCGATAGAAGCGATGATTAAGGGCATTAAACCAAGTGCCACTTTTTCTGTTCGAAAAACGTTATGGAATGATGATAAGTGCTTTGTTACGGTAGAATTATAA
- a CDS encoding methyl-accepting chemotaxis protein, with protein MFKSIRHQFILINCTLVIFAIVLSLSVSYYLISSGYAKNVQQTNAILAESLAANIAQFMQNAYNLNAQVAINGDMVNGDKENKKSILEHMVKRYPFFQLLASHTLNGDQTARSSGALANRADRWWFKEFINKKKSYITKSYYSVAGNMAVTTAVNGMYRENKLVGVMMADIETSTLQKMVEKYNFGAGSYAYLLDGEGIVVAHPDKEQVAELFNYKTQKKIILKKDSQGHILRDIKGNELTEEVDFAISATLKNIINKVINGETGVGEYTDINGDAYFCAYRSVPMPGNSSPWNLVMVQKKSSALAFINNVATKNIIIGVVVILISALFSYWFSKKITGPLFVLQQELSILAQKGGDLTQEIKIDSKNELGDLAKAVNQFLSNLRIIISKVRHLSGEVACASERLSLSSEQSAQSANQVAVSITEMAQGAKDQRDAAKNTFDVVQEISASIQQIAIDVNEVSSQSKQAVNSAENGDKAVERAVSQMNRIEETVDVSARVISKLGDRSKEIGQIVNTIHSIADQTNLLALNAAIEAARAGEHGRGFAVVAEEVRQLAEQAQKATKQISDLIGEIQSDTDDAVLAMSTGTKEVRLGADVVSATGESFREISLLVSEVSRQVIEISKAIEQMSAGSQQIVGSAQEIDQLSKTAANEAQNVSAATEEQLASMEEIASSSEGLSKLAVEMQSVIEKFKV; from the coding sequence ATGTTTAAATCTATTCGCCATCAATTTATCCTCATAAATTGCACATTGGTAATCTTTGCAATAGTGTTGTCTCTTTCCGTTAGTTATTATTTGATATCTTCTGGATACGCAAAGAATGTCCAACAGACTAATGCAATTTTAGCTGAAAGCTTAGCTGCGAATATAGCTCAGTTTATGCAGAATGCTTATAACCTTAATGCACAAGTTGCCATAAATGGAGACATGGTCAACGGCGATAAAGAAAATAAAAAAAGTATATTGGAACATATGGTGAAACGATATCCTTTTTTTCAGCTTCTTGCCAGTCATACTCTTAATGGGGATCAAACAGCTCGGTCGAGTGGTGCTTTAGCTAATCGAGCTGATCGTTGGTGGTTTAAAGAATTTATAAACAAAAAGAAATCCTATATTACAAAATCTTATTATTCTGTTGCTGGAAATATGGCCGTTACTACGGCTGTAAACGGAATGTATCGTGAAAATAAGCTAGTTGGCGTAATGATGGCAGATATTGAAACAAGTACACTTCAAAAAATGGTGGAGAAATATAACTTTGGAGCGGGTAGTTACGCATATCTTTTAGATGGTGAGGGTATTGTTGTGGCTCACCCAGATAAGGAGCAAGTTGCAGAGTTATTTAATTATAAAACACAGAAAAAAATAATATTAAAAAAAGACAGCCAAGGTCATATTCTAAGAGATATAAAAGGAAATGAATTGACAGAAGAAGTTGATTTTGCTATTTCTGCGACATTAAAAAACATTATTAACAAAGTTATTAACGGAGAAACGGGAGTAGGAGAGTATACAGATATTAATGGTGATGCCTATTTTTGTGCTTATAGAAGTGTTCCAATGCCAGGAAATTCTTCTCCTTGGAATTTAGTTATGGTTCAGAAAAAAAGCTCTGCATTAGCTTTTATAAATAATGTTGCGACAAAAAACATTATTATAGGAGTAGTTGTTATCTTGATTTCTGCTTTATTTTCATATTGGTTTTCTAAAAAAATCACTGGCCCTCTTTTTGTTTTACAACAAGAACTTTCAATACTTGCTCAAAAAGGTGGAGACTTAACGCAAGAGATTAAGATAGACAGTAAAAACGAACTTGGAGACTTGGCGAAAGCAGTGAATCAATTTTTAAGTAATCTTAGAATTATTATCTCAAAAGTGCGGCATCTATCAGGAGAGGTAGCTTGCGCATCTGAACGGCTATCGTTAAGTTCAGAGCAATCAGCTCAATCAGCCAATCAAGTAGCTGTATCAATTACAGAAATGGCACAAGGAGCTAAAGATCAGCGTGATGCAGCAAAAAATACTTTTGATGTCGTTCAAGAGATATCTGCGAGCATCCAACAAATAGCTATAGATGTAAATGAAGTATCTTCTCAATCAAAACAAGCGGTTAACAGTGCTGAGAATGGTGATAAAGCTGTCGAAAGAGCTGTTAGTCAAATGAATAGAATTGAAGAAACTGTTGATGTTTCCGCTAGAGTCATTTCAAAATTAGGTGATCGATCCAAGGAAATTGGACAGATTGTCAATACGATTCACAGCATTGCTGATCAGACAAACCTTTTAGCTCTTAATGCTGCTATTGAAGCTGCACGTGCAGGAGAGCATGGACGTGGTTTTGCTGTAGTAGCGGAAGAGGTTCGACAGTTGGCAGAACAGGCCCAAAAAGCGACCAAACAAATTTCTGATTTAATAGGCGAAATTCAGTCAGACACAGATGATGCCGTTCTTGCTATGAGTACTGGTACGAAGGAAGTCAGATTAGGTGCAGACGTTGTCTCTGCTACAGGAGAATCCTTTCGGGAAATCTCGCTTTTAGTAAGTGAAGTATCTCGCCAAGTTATAGAAATATCAAAGGCTATTGAACAAATGTCTGCGGGTAGTCAGCAAATTGTAGGTTCAGCTCAAGAGATTGATCAATTGAGCAAAACCGCGGCAAATGAAGCACAGAATGTCTCAGCGGCCACTGAAGAACAGTTGGCTTCTATGGAAGAAATAGCTTCGTCTAGTGAAGGATTATCTAAGTTGGCAGTAGAGATGCAAAGCGTCATTGAAAAATTTAAAGTTTAA
- a CDS encoding autotransporter outer membrane beta-barrel domain-containing protein, producing MIRRRRYCLLAFCALWTLLMVPGISKSLADTGPLLFDDGQSHMVTDNIVTNTGSALTVKNSNTTATMNDLSITVWSTETGMERGRGAYARDNGSITLNNVIIKNLGLYGHGVGSYFGGMITMNGGSLYITSLGGDGAHVENASSSIVLNDVSIVVNNNSSSSEALAVMEGTITMNNGNIVTMGNENHAVMATSRGIASLNNVAIQSAGIAFETLYEGQIRVRVDGQSIIGREMLFNSSYGSLYDRSTINIVAENGSWLYGITRVGSASTGNIILNSNATWTTPGDSNLTNLIFGSGHFRFTAPTGDTYRTLTVRNLSGNNGTFHLNSDLHAGTSDRVYIENSASGNHYVAVNNSEGNSGVVKVVDIGDSATNTATFDGGSDIGIYRFGVAQGSALSSTHSGLDERDYYLYNTYAPSTPVRGLMNESAAIHSLWYSEMNDIKKRMGELRMGSQNSGDIWARTYATKYSVSPSGGTDYDQKIHGIEVGKDRPRSYKNGKSFTGFVLGYAEADNSFTSGGSGDTESIYAGLYQSWLRDDGFYLDIIGKYNSFDHSFTTPVLGGSYDKGSFKNRGFGLSAEVGRHIDTRDGYFVEPQMEVSGFWAGSADYISENGLHVEADRSRSLQLRVGGVFGRQRACESGGSQQLYGKVSWIQEFEGDSTVRVDGTGFETTLEGDQVVAGFGFVKDTPNYQIYLDAERSWGDTTSKDWGVSLGCRWRF from the coding sequence ATGATAAGGCGAAGAAGGTACTGCTTGTTAGCTTTTTGCGCGCTTTGGACATTGCTTATGGTACCTGGGATATCGAAGAGCTTGGCGGATACCGGGCCACTACTTTTTGATGATGGGCAATCTCACATGGTCACTGACAATATTGTTACAAATACTGGCAGTGCACTCACCGTGAAGAATTCGAACACAACTGCTACGATGAATGATTTGTCGATTACTGTATGGAGTACTGAAACAGGCATGGAACGCGGCCGTGGTGCATATGCTCGAGATAATGGCAGCATTACGCTTAACAACGTTATTATTAAGAATTTGGGGCTTTATGGTCACGGTGTTGGTAGTTATTTTGGAGGCATGATTACCATGAATGGAGGCAGTCTCTATATCACAAGTTTAGGGGGAGACGGCGCCCATGTGGAGAATGCCTCATCGTCGATTGTACTGAATGATGTTTCCATTGTTGTTAATAACAATTCATCGTCTAGTGAGGCTCTTGCCGTAATGGAAGGAACTATTACCATGAATAATGGAAACATTGTTACAATGGGGAATGAAAATCATGCTGTGATGGCTACTTCTAGGGGAATAGCCTCCTTAAATAATGTTGCTATTCAGTCGGCAGGAATTGCTTTTGAGACATTATATGAGGGGCAGATTAGAGTTAGGGTTGATGGTCAATCTATTATTGGACGTGAGATGCTTTTCAACTCCTCTTATGGAAGTTTGTATGATAGAAGTACAATTAATATTGTTGCGGAAAATGGCAGTTGGCTTTATGGCATAACAAGAGTAGGTAGTGCATCGACAGGCAACATTATTCTCAACAGCAACGCCACATGGACAACCCCGGGCGACTCCAACCTTACAAATCTCATCTTCGGTTCCGGTCATTTCCGCTTTACTGCCCCAACCGGAGACACGTACCGAACACTGACAGTCCGCAACCTTTCCGGTAACAACGGCACCTTCCATCTCAATTCCGACCTACATGCCGGCACTTCTGACCGTGTCTATATTGAAAACAGTGCCAGTGGCAATCACTATGTGGCTGTGAACAACAGCGAGGGGAATAGTGGTGTTGTAAAGGTTGTCGACATCGGAGACAGTGCTACCAACACGGCTACCTTTGACGGAGGTAGTGATATCGGTATCTATCGTTTCGGTGTGGCACAAGGTTCGGCCTTGTCTTCTACTCATAGTGGGTTAGATGAGAGAGACTATTATCTCTACAATACTTATGCGCCATCGACGCCGGTTCGTGGCCTTATGAACGAAAGTGCGGCCATTCATTCTCTTTGGTACAGCGAAATGAATGACATCAAGAAGCGTATGGGTGAACTTCGCATGGGAAGTCAGAACAGCGGCGATATCTGGGCACGGACCTACGCAACGAAATACAGTGTAAGCCCATCTGGAGGAACAGACTACGATCAGAAGATTCATGGCATAGAAGTGGGGAAGGACCGTCCCCGAAGTTACAAAAATGGAAAGAGCTTTACCGGTTTTGTTTTGGGATATGCCGAAGCAGATAACAGCTTTACCAGCGGAGGTTCAGGAGATACAGAAAGCATCTATGCCGGGCTCTACCAGAGCTGGCTTCGAGATGACGGTTTCTATCTCGATATTATCGGCAAATACAACAGCTTCGATCATAGTTTTACCACCCCGGTACTTGGCGGCTCTTACGATAAAGGTTCTTTTAAGAACAGGGGATTCGGACTCTCAGCAGAAGTTGGCAGACACATCGATACGCGAGATGGTTACTTTGTGGAACCGCAGATGGAGGTCTCAGGCTTTTGGGCGGGAAGCGCCGATTACATCAGCGAGAATGGTCTTCATGTAGAGGCAGATCGAAGCCGTTCCCTTCAGCTTCGAGTTGGTGGCGTCTTCGGTAGACAGAGAGCCTGCGAATCAGGAGGCAGCCAGCAGCTATACGGGAAGGTGAGCTGGATACAGGAATTCGAGGGAGACAGCACGGTTCGGGTGGATGGCACAGGTTTTGAGACGACTCTTGAAGGAGACCAGGTGGTAGCGGGTTTTGGATTTGTAAAGGACACGCCGAATTACCAGATCTACCTTGATGCCGAAAGATCGTGGGGCGACACCACCAGTAAGGATTGGGGAGTCTCCCTAGGCTGTCGATGGAGGTTTTAG
- a CDS encoding OsmC family protein: MNNNQSEVNVKLTNQKVQFSGVSKTNPNHPIVFDYLPPLGDGQGYKGLELLLMSFAGCVSTTIVYLLRKMGKNVSGFTIKAIGINRAQPLSLQKIDFEAILESSDASDLDLKNAILQAEKLSPVWVTCKNDIEVNTKSRVIKVY; this comes from the coding sequence GTGAATAATAACCAGTCGGAAGTAAATGTAAAACTAACAAATCAAAAAGTTCAATTCAGCGGCGTATCAAAAACTAACCCTAATCATCCGATTGTTTTTGATTACCTACCCCCTTTAGGCGATGGACAAGGCTATAAAGGTCTCGAATTATTACTTATGAGTTTTGCCGGATGTGTAAGTACAACTATTGTGTATTTATTGAGAAAAATGGGGAAAAATGTCTCGGGATTCACTATTAAAGCAATAGGGATAAATAGAGCTCAACCTTTATCGCTTCAGAAGATTGATTTTGAAGCTATTTTAGAATCTAGTGATGCTAGTGATTTGGATCTTAAAAATGCTATATTACAAGCTGAAAAATTATCTCCCGTATGGGTAACATGCAAAAACGATATTGAAGTTAATACGAAATCCAGAGTAATAAAGGTTTATTGA
- a CDS encoding cyclopropane-fatty-acyl-phospholipid synthase family protein, whose translation MKTKREDLFTREFLLQNMMGPNCVRILEELLASVELHSGMRVLDLGCGMGLTSIFLAGIYDVEVFATDLWIDATDNYERFKSVQLDHKIIPIHADAHELPYAKGFFDVVISVDAYHYFGAKRGFLDEYIVPLTKKDGIIAVAIPGLKKDFFNDVPEVLKPYWQEEDMNFYSRSWWHALWRESMKIKIEQSLSLSCHKKAWEDWLECDNPYAKRDIEMMKAENGQYFDTIGLIATVK comes from the coding sequence ATGAAAACCAAAAGAGAAGATTTGTTTACTAGGGAATTCTTGCTTCAAAACATGATGGGACCAAATTGTGTCAGAATTCTTGAAGAGCTTTTAGCTTCAGTAGAATTACATTCAGGGATGCGTGTTTTAGATTTGGGTTGCGGTATGGGTCTAACATCAATTTTTCTAGCAGGAATATACGATGTAGAAGTGTTTGCTACAGATCTATGGATTGATGCAACAGATAATTATGAACGGTTTAAATCTGTTCAGCTTGACCATAAAATTATTCCAATCCATGCAGATGCTCATGAATTACCCTATGCTAAAGGTTTCTTTGATGTAGTTATTAGTGTAGACGCATATCACTATTTTGGTGCAAAAAGGGGCTTCTTAGACGAGTATATAGTTCCTTTGACTAAGAAAGATGGCATTATAGCAGTTGCCATTCCTGGATTGAAAAAAGATTTTTTTAATGATGTTCCTGAGGTCTTAAAGCCTTATTGGCAAGAAGAAGATATGAATTTTTATTCAAGAAGTTGGTGGCATGCTTTATGGAGAGAGTCTATGAAGATAAAAATAGAACAAAGTCTGTCTTTATCTTGCCACAAAAAGGCATGGGAAGATTGGCTAGAGTGTGATAACCCATATGCCAAGAGGGATATAGAAATGATGAAAGCTGAAAATGGTCAATATTTTGACACAATAGGTTTAATAGCAACAGTAAAATAA
- a CDS encoding GNAT family N-acetyltransferase: MITPILETDRLILRLLKIDDAEEVFKNWSSDSETTKYMEWDMHTNINVTKEWLNAEEKLIYNDKNYTWGLELKKTGALIGSGGITYNPKVKMYEIGYIIMRQYWGQGIISEAVEKIIHFAKSQLGINELFAKHAKKNLASRHILEKMGFVYLKDGKYSKFSGDVEFESREYILRI; the protein is encoded by the coding sequence ATGATAACACCAATATTAGAAACAGACAGATTAATATTAAGACTTTTAAAAATTGATGACGCAGAAGAAGTCTTTAAGAATTGGAGTAGTGACTCTGAGACCACCAAATATATGGAATGGGATATGCATACAAACATAAATGTTACTAAAGAGTGGCTAAATGCAGAAGAAAAGTTAATCTATAACGATAAGAACTATACGTGGGGACTTGAATTAAAGAAGACGGGTGCTTTAATAGGATCAGGTGGTATAACTTATAATCCAAAAGTAAAAATGTATGAAATCGGATATATTATTATGCGTCAGTATTGGGGTCAAGGCATTATATCTGAAGCTGTTGAAAAGATAATACATTTTGCTAAATCACAATTGGGAATAAATGAGTTGTTTGCAAAACATGCAAAAAAGAATTTAGCATCTAGACATATATTAGAAAAGATGGGGTTCGTCTATCTAAAGGATGGGAAGTATTCTAAGTTTAGTGGAGATGTGGAATTTGAAAGTAGAGAATATATTTTGAGAATATAA
- a CDS encoding dienelactone hydrolase family protein gives MYEYKSHNTMAIIVLHEIYGLNNFIEDVCAEFHGQGFDVFCPDMLRRDNFSYAETHDAYEYFVSNVGFDVYKEIESLIKHLALNYEKIFIIGFSIGATIAWRCCENVKCNGIICCYGSRIRDYLFLQPFCPTLLLFAEQDSFNVDNIVGELRKKSNVEIFKLEALHGFMDKYAEWYNSKQTQISNLYIHDFIKRNIQ, from the coding sequence ATGTACGAATATAAAAGTCATAATACAATGGCAATTATTGTTCTTCACGAAATATATGGTTTAAATAACTTCATTGAAGACGTGTGTGCAGAATTTCATGGGCAAGGATTTGATGTGTTTTGTCCAGATATGTTGAGACGCGACAATTTTTCATATGCAGAGACCCATGATGCGTATGAATATTTTGTTAGCAATGTAGGCTTTGACGTTTATAAAGAAATTGAAAGTTTAATAAAGCACTTAGCGCTCAATTATGAAAAAATTTTTATTATTGGATTCAGTATAGGAGCAACTATCGCATGGCGATGTTGTGAGAACGTGAAGTGTAACGGAATTATATGTTGTTACGGTTCTCGTATACGTGATTACCTTTTTCTGCAGCCATTTTGTCCGACTCTTTTGCTATTTGCAGAGCAAGATTCTTTTAATGTCGACAATATCGTCGGGGAGCTTCGAAAAAAGTCTAATGTAGAGATATTCAAATTGGAAGCATTGCATGGCTTCATGGATAAATATGCAGAGTGGTACAATTCAAAACAAACCCAAATATCAAATTTATATATTCATGATTTTATAAAAAGAAACATACAATAA